In the Choloepus didactylus isolate mChoDid1 chromosome 5, mChoDid1.pri, whole genome shotgun sequence genome, one interval contains:
- the NEUROD6 gene encoding LOW QUALITY PROTEIN: neurogenic differentiation factor 6 (The sequence of the model RefSeq protein was modified relative to this genomic sequence to represent the inferred CDS: inserted 3 bases in 3 codons; deleted 2 bases in 1 codon) has translation MLTLPFDESVVMPESQMCRKFSRECEDQKQIKKPETFSKQIVLRGKSIKRAPGEETEKEEEEEDREEEDENGLPRRRGLRKKKTTKLRLERVKFRRQEANARERNRMHGLNDALDNXRKVVPCYSKTQKLSKIETLRLAKNYIWALSEILRIGKRPDLLTFVXNLCKGLSPANYKLVAGCLQLNARSFLMGQGGEAAHHTRSPYSTFXPPYHSPELTTPPGHGTLDNSKSMKPYNYCSAYESFYESTSPECASPQFEGPLSPPPINYNGIFSLKQEETLDYGKNYNYGMHYCAVPPRGPLGQGAMLRLPTDSHFPYDLHLRSQSLTMQDELNAVFHN, from the exons ATGTTAACGCTACCGTTTGATGAGTCTGTTGTAATGCCAGAATCCCAGATGTGCAGAAAGTTTTCCAGAGAATGCGAGGACCAGAAGCAAATTAAGAAACCAGAAACCTTTTCCAAACAGATTGTCCTTCGAGGAAAGAGCATAAAAAGGGCCCCTGGAGAAGAAAccgagaaggaagaagaggaggaagacagGGAAGAGGAAGATGAAAATGGGTTGCCCAGAAGGAGGGGGCTTAGGAAAAAAAAGACGACCAAGCTCCGACTGGAGAGGGTCAAGTTCAGGAGACAGGAAGCCAACGCGCGGGAGAGGAACAGGATGCACGGTCTCAACGACGCTTTGGACA TAAGGAAAGTGGTCCCCTGCTATTCCAAAACCCAAAAACTATCCAAAATAGAAACTTTACGGCTGGCCAAAAACTACATCTGGGCACTTTCTGAAATTCTGAGAATCGGCAAGAGACCTGACCTGCTCACGTTCG CAAACTTATGCAAAGGTCTTTCCCCAGCCAACTACAAACTTGTGGCAGGCTGCTTGCAGCTCAATGCCAGGAGCTTCCTGATGGGTCAGGGTGGGGAGGCCGCGCACCAC ACGAGATCACCCTACTCTACTT TACCACCTTACCACAGCCCTGAGCTCACCACTCCCCCGGGGCACGGAACTCTTGATAATTCCAAGTCCATGAAACCCTACAATTATTGCAGTGCGTATGAATCCTTCTATGAAAGCACTTCCCCTGAGTGTGCCAGCCCTCAGTTTGAAGGTCCCTTAAGTCCTCCCCCAATTAACTATAATGGGATATTTTCCCTGAAGCAAGAAGAAACCTTGGACTACGGCAAAAATTACAATTACGGCATGCATTACTGTGCAGTGCCACCCAGGGGTCCCCTTGGGCAAGGTGCCATGCTCAGGTTGCCCACTGACAGCCACTTCCCTTACGACTTACATCTGCGCAGCCAATCTCTCACCATGCAAGATGAATTAAATGCAGTTTTTCATAattaa